The Bosea sp. AS-1 region ATCCGATCGCGACGCCGGGAGCGAAAGCTCCCGGCGTTTTCGTCTCGACGCTCACCGAACATCCAGGGAGGTTGCCCCGTGCAACTGTCCGACCGCATTTCCGGCTCCGTCATTGCCGCATTGGGAGCCACTGCCTTCATCTATGGCTCGAAGCTGCCGCCGGTTCCCGGCCAGCAGGTCGGGCCCTCCGCCTTTCCGATGGTCATCGGCGCCGGTCTGGTGATCTGCGGCGCAGCGATCATCTTCGGCATCGGGCGCCATTTCGAGGAGGTCGCCGAGGCTGACGTCGTCACTCATTCGGCGCCCGAGACGCTCGAGCCGGTGGCGCCTTGGCGCAACTGGCTCGCCCTGCTGCCGCCGGCCCTGCTCGCCTTCTACGCGCTCGTCTCCGAGACGCTCGGCTTCCTGCCGACGGCGGCGATCATGGTGCTGATCTGCAGCCTCGCCTTCGGCGCCAGGCCGAAGCTCGCCGTGCCGCTGGCGATCATCGCGCCCTTCGCGATCAACCTGATCTTCCTGAAGCTGCTGCGCGTGCCTCTGCCGGGCGGCATCCTGCCGTTCCCGTGGTGAGGGCTCGACCATGCTGAACACGGTCATCCACGCTTTCGGGCTGGTTTTCCAATTCGA contains the following coding sequences:
- a CDS encoding tripartite tricarboxylate transporter TctB family protein → MQLSDRISGSVIAALGATAFIYGSKLPPVPGQQVGPSAFPMVIGAGLVICGAAIIFGIGRHFEEVAEADVVTHSAPETLEPVAPWRNWLALLPPALLAFYALVSETLGFLPTAAIMVLICSLAFGARPKLAVPLAIIAPFAINLIFLKLLRVPLPGGILPFPW